ACCGGATTTTTGATGATTGGATTATCCATACCACCTATTTCATAACCTTCAACCATGCCTCCAATATGGAGCGCTGTTAAACACTTAATTTTCCCAGTTATGATTATATTTCCAAGAAATCTATAATCCATCATTCCTCCTCTTTTTTGGTTGCTTGCGCATAAAAATACCCGTAAAGATTTTCAAAGAATGTAGAAAAATCTTTTGTAGATTGTAAAACATCGCTGCTTTTCAGTATGATGTCTATTCCAGCTACAAGCAAATCTTTCAGTTCGCTCATAGCTTTCTCTTGTTTTTTAACTATTCTTTTAATATCATAATGCGCACGGGATTTTATTAAATGAAGTTTAACCTTTATTTGTGCCGCAGTGGCACCGCTCTCTATGATTCTTCGCAGTCCCTTCAAATCATCAAAATACTGCCGCATTTTGGTGGTCGATAAACCTCTCAAACCACTTGCAATTTCCTCGGCTTTACTTAATGCTGCATCGCTGAGGAAGCCATCTTTGAAGATATCCTTAAAATCATCACCCTGTGACATAATACCTCCTTATTTTTTATGCCTTGTAGCAAGCAAGGCAAGAGTTGCCCATAGAGGCGTAGTTTTTATCATTTTGGGCATTTTTGTTAATAATTCGTTATATACAATATTCTCTTTGCTTTCATTATCTAAGGGAGGGACATTTCTTTTTAAATGATAGAGAAACTTCGGAACCCACCCTGGATTTTCTTTTCCATCATCAGCAAAGTGAGTCCAGTAGATTTGGAGAATATTATAGACAAAACTATGGGATAACTTTTTCTCCTTAATAAATGTAATTAGACCATCAGCAAATTCCAAAGCAGGAAGGGCATCGGACCAAAATGCTGCGAAATCAAATAATGCAATGGAATCCTTTTCTTTTCCATTTCTAATATTTCTTTTAGCGAAGCCTTCCAATTTTTCTTTTGCAATATTTGCGGCAATACCAATAGGAAATTTGTGTTTAATAAGATGGATTCCACCTGAGATGTGAATTTCTGGATTATTGCCGGAATATTCTTTAAATTTTTTGTATATCTCTTCAGCAATTTTTACAGATTTATTCCAAGGACCAACTATAAATAGATCGTCACCCCCCGAATAAAGAAGATAAATATCACCTATCGCCTCGGCTAACTTGTTCAAATAACCGCTGAAGAATAAATCTATTGAACGACTTAGTGCAGCAACTCGGGATAAAGTTCGATTTTCTCCCAACCCAAATGTAAATATCAAACCTAAATCATCAACATCCATCCGCAAAATGCCGAGAAATTCCCCGCCGGCACTCAACTTTTGAATTTCCTGAAAGGTAAGAATTTGGTTATTCTTTCGCGGCACATGTTGGGCAATAAATTTGAAGCATACTGCAGTATTAGGAAAGGGTTTTCCAAGATAGGTATCCGTAGTATTTAGAATAAATATCATTATTGAATCGGGTGGCACATCATCAATTGAAGATGTCAAACCCCACACATAATTTAATGGGTCAAATTTTATTGAAACCACATTATCATTCAACTGAGTAGTGTGAGGGGCAATAAAAAGATATTTACTATAAGGTATTTTTTGCCCAATTTTTTCGTGTACCACGCAATCGTTACAAGGATTTACACTGGTATCTTTGCCACAAATTTTGCATACATCACCAATAAATTCAAAAGTTTTATGCCAAGAGATATCATAAAATTTATGCAATTTTTCTTTTGCAATTTCAGCCTGTAACTGGTTAAGAGAATCCCCGAAGTTTATAAATCCATTCTCATCAATATCGATACTTGCCATAACCACCGAAAGTTCGCCCTGGTATTTTTCAAGCAGCCATTCATCAAGGACTGTTTTTATCTCAAGCAAATCAGAAGATTCTGGAGCAAGGATTGTAAAATTCCCACCGCCACACCAAATTAAATTCGTTAGTGGTAAATTAAGCTTTTGCAGGATGAATAAAGCGATGGTTTCAACAAGTATCGATAAATAGAAAGAACGTCCACGAAGCCGTTGTGCCATTCCCGACTGGGCTTCGTCTGGTGAAGCAATATTATAAAGAAATTTTTGTAAACCAGAAATATCACCACCAATTAAGCGGAATTTATTTGAATGAGATAAGTACAATACTGCAGCAATTGCAGCAGTGCTTTTAAGATGGTCATATAATGATACATCTGGTTCAAATTTAAATGCCGCACTGGGTATGCACCAGGTATACTTTTGGAGGATGTAAAGCAATGTGTTAAAGAATCCATCAAAATTAGTCTTTTCATCCAATCGTGTGATTTCTTTAATAAAATTTTCCCACAGATGCTGATATTCCGTAGTTAAATCAGTCGCTATCGCTGGTTCCGTCGGGAATATTTTTGTCTCGTCTAAACATAAAGGATTAAGTTTGAACCCTCTTTCATCCCATTCCTGATTAAAAATCCTAGCTAAAATTGGCAATAGCCTTGACTTTTTAGGATCGCCTGAACCAGCTCTTAACCTTTCAGTTGAAGATAGAGCATCAGCTTTATTGATAATCTTTGATAACTCATCCATAGGCTTATGATGATATAAAATGGGAATTGCAATATTAGAATAAACAGCAGGTAGATATTCTTTAACAAAACTGGCACTCCATTTACTGTGTGCACCGTGTTCACCATAATCCTCAATAGAGAACTCAGCAAAATATTGAGGTTCTCTTCCCGTCCGCTGATAAAACTTTCCTATATCATGCAACAGGGCGGCGAGGATAAGGGATTGATATTCTTCTTTATTATACATCTCCGACTCCTATTTTAGTAAGTATACAATTTTTTTTACAAATGTCAATATCACAAAGCCAACATCCTATACTTGCCCATTCCAAAGGCAGTGCCTTTGCCAATATGTAAAACCTCACCCGCCTTCAGATAAGGATAAAACGGCGTCAAATCGCCTTCATAGATCACCGTGCCAACAAAACCATCCATCGGAATCTTTTTATTCTGTCTACTGGAGAATCTTTCTAACTGTTTATATTCAAAATATTCTAAATTTGTTTTGATTGCCTTGGCTTTTTCTAATAAAGCATTAAAGTTTATATCTAAAAGGCTATCACAATGGAAATAGGAGATCAAGAATAACCGACGCAGCAGATTGGGAATGATTTTGTAAAATTCAGGATTTCTTAATATGATCCCTTGATAAACAATCCGGGTGGGCGTTTGAAATTCAATTTTTATCGTTTTAATCTTTTGCTTTGGAACTGAGAAGTCTATTTTTTGAGATATCACTTTCTGTTTTAATAATTTCGTGTCGGCATCATAAAGAAGACCTTTTTTCTGCGCTATTGAAGTGAGTTTTATTTTTTTTCTTTCCCTGCCAATTCCTTTTTCACCAATCATCTCAAATGCATAGATAAAATAGGGTAGATAATCTATCGCCTTGCTGATAAGGATGAGTTCAAAAGTTAACGCTTCGTCTCTTTCATATACAGTCTTGTTATCAAGCGGTGGTTCAATTATAAAGGGATGCGGGGCATGTTCATATTTTCGCATTATCTTTGCCCCTTCAGGAACTGGTGTTTCAAAAACATAGGTATAGACACATTTTGTTGAGACAAGACATTCATTGCACTCCTTATTTTTGAAAGGGCAGACAACCTTGCGGAAGATATTCCCAAAAGCCCCGCGTATGGTTGAGCCTTTGTATGGAGGTAGAGTTAGTGTATCTATTATCCGATATTTAATATCAAATTCAGCAAATTCCATTTTACCCTCTTAACATGAGATTTTACACATTTTTTTATCTTCGTCAATAATTCGCTTTGAATTAAAAATATATTTCTCTATAATCCAAGAATTTATTCTGATGAAGGAGGAGTAAACTATCGCATCGCCATCATTTCGTCATTTTGACAATTGACGAAATGATAAAATGAAATTTCTGTTTGTTTTATTGAATTAAAAAAGGCTTTATTTATAATATTAAGCCAGCCTTTGATTTACATATCAATTATTAGTGCAGGACTAACTTTTGGGTTTGCATTTTTTATTTTTGCAAGGCTAACCTTTGGTTCTGAAAGAACCATCGGTTCTTGAAGAAAGCCTTGCCCTACGAGAGGGAAAATCTGGTGATTTTTAATTGTCGAGCAAGCTCGACCACTACAGAAAAATAACATGAATAAAAGTAGCGAGGACTCAGTTTGGTTGCCCGTTGACTTTATACAAAATGGAATTATAATTTTCTATGGATAAATCACGGATTATTTTGAGCAGGTGTTTTTGTGAAGCGGTGCGTTATAACGGCGGGATTGTGCAGGATGAGTTTGTGGAGCGTTTGAAAAAGTTTGTAGATTACGAACTCGTCTGCCCGGAAATGGAAATGGGGCTGGGTGTGCCGAGGCCAAAGATAATAATAATAAAAGAAAATGGCAACAAAAGGTTATACCAGCCTGAAACCCAGAGAGACCTCACCCAGAATATTAAAAAATTTATAAAGGATTTTGTAGATAATGTAGATATAAATGAGTTTGATGGATTTTTGTTGAAGAGTAAATCCCCATCCTGCGGCATTACCTCGGCAAACTACTATCAAAACGATAAGATTGTAGGACGAACCGATGGGTTTTTTGCCGAAGGAGTAAAAAATAATTTCCCGCAATTGCCGGCTGAACACGAGGGTAGGTTAAAAAATCCTGAATTACGCGAGCATTTCTTGATAAGGATATTTGCCTATGCAGAATTTCGGCGGTTAAAAGAAAATTTAAGTGCAAACGAACTTGTAAAATTCCATACCCGATATAAGTATATGCTTATGACATACAGTCAAAAAAATTTAAAAGAAATGGGCAAGATTGTGGCGGATGGAAAGATGGGTTTGAAAGAGAAATTAGAAAATTACAAAAATCTATTTTATGGTGCATTTGCCAAAAAACCATCCCGTTCAAAACA
This DNA window, taken from candidate division WOR-3 bacterium, encodes the following:
- the csm2 gene encoding type III-A CRISPR-associated protein Csm2, coding for MSQGDDFKDIFKDGFLSDAALSKAEEIASGLRGLSTTKMRQYFDDLKGLRRIIESGATAAQIKVKLHLIKSRAHYDIKRIVKKQEKAMSELKDLLVAGIDIILKSSDVLQSTKDFSTFFENLYGYFYAQATKKEEE
- the cas10 gene encoding type III-A CRISPR-associated protein Cas10/Csm1, whose amino-acid sequence is MYNKEEYQSLILAALLHDIGKFYQRTGREPQYFAEFSIEDYGEHGAHSKWSASFVKEYLPAVYSNIAIPILYHHKPMDELSKIINKADALSSTERLRAGSGDPKKSRLLPILARIFNQEWDERGFKLNPLCLDETKIFPTEPAIATDLTTEYQHLWENFIKEITRLDEKTNFDGFFNTLLYILQKYTWCIPSAAFKFEPDVSLYDHLKSTAAIAAVLYLSHSNKFRLIGGDISGLQKFLYNIASPDEAQSGMAQRLRGRSFYLSILVETIALFILQKLNLPLTNLIWCGGGNFTILAPESSDLLEIKTVLDEWLLEKYQGELSVVMASIDIDENGFINFGDSLNQLQAEIAKEKLHKFYDISWHKTFEFIGDVCKICGKDTSVNPCNDCVVHEKIGQKIPYSKYLFIAPHTTQLNDNVVSIKFDPLNYVWGLTSSIDDVPPDSIMIFILNTTDTYLGKPFPNTAVCFKFIAQHVPRKNNQILTFQEIQKLSAGGEFLGILRMDVDDLGLIFTFGLGENRTLSRVAALSRSIDLFFSGYLNKLAEAIGDIYLLYSGGDDLFIVGPWNKSVKIAEEIYKKFKEYSGNNPEIHISGGIHLIKHKFPIGIAANIAKEKLEGFAKRNIRNGKEKDSIALFDFAAFWSDALPALEFADGLITFIKEKKLSHSFVYNILQIYWTHFADDGKENPGWVPKFLYHLKRNVPPLDNESKENIVYNELLTKMPKMIKTTPLWATLALLATRHKK
- the cas6 gene encoding CRISPR system precrRNA processing endoribonuclease RAMP protein Cas6 yields the protein MEFAEFDIKYRIIDTLTLPPYKGSTIRGAFGNIFRKVVCPFKNKECNECLVSTKCVYTYVFETPVPEGAKIMRKYEHAPHPFIIEPPLDNKTVYERDEALTFELILISKAIDYLPYFIYAFEMIGEKGIGRERKKIKLTSIAQKKGLLYDADTKLLKQKVISQKIDFSVPKQKIKTIKIEFQTPTRIVYQGIILRNPEFYKIIPNLLRRLFLISYFHCDSLLDINFNALLEKAKAIKTNLEYFEYKQLERFSSRQNKKIPMDGFVGTVIYEGDLTPFYPYLKAGEVLHIGKGTAFGMGKYRMLAL
- a CDS encoding DUF523 and DUF1722 domain-containing protein, with the protein product MDKSRIILSRCFCEAVRYNGGIVQDEFVERLKKFVDYELVCPEMEMGLGVPRPKIIIIKENGNKRLYQPETQRDLTQNIKKFIKDFVDNVDINEFDGFLLKSKSPSCGITSANYYQNDKIVGRTDGFFAEGVKNNFPQLPAEHEGRLKNPELREHFLIRIFAYAEFRRLKENLSANELVKFHTRYKYMLMTYSQKNLKEMGKIVADGKMGLKEKLENYKNLFYGAFAKKPSRSKHFNTILHIYGYFSKNLNEKEKKHFLNLLEKYKNRMVALVTIIEMLKNFAYRFDNTYLLSQTYLNPFPEELI